The DNA segment AGCTCCCCACTTTCATATTTCAATTCCGCTCTAAGATTCTTTTAAGAGGTATAAAATCtcgtattttctttttttattattaaaaacaatactgAAAGGTTTATTAAGGTAAAGTTATTTACATAAAGGGTAAATGAGTTACAGTTACAATGCAGTTACAGTTGATGGGATGCCATTAAAGCTTGACCTTCCTTGGAACTGAAGATGTTGCCATGTTCCATTCAATACATCCTCTACAAGATAATTTAGTGGTAAATTAAACACTGTGCTTTGCAGAATGTTTCCATTGGCATTGTGGGAAAGGACATGGAGTTCACCATTTATGACGATGATGCTGTTGCCCCGTTCCTGGAGGGACTGGAGGAGAGGCCACAGAGAAAGGTACCGCCAAGGATTTAACAAGTCTGGCCCATATAATGGaatgtttcatgttgtgtgCTGCAAAGTGATATATGGTATTGATCTGGAGAAAGCAAGATTTATTTCCAGCTCTTTAAGGTTCCCCattgaaacacacatttagccgatgctgttaaaatacatgtgAGGGGCTCAGGGCAAATATTTaaagacttaaaaaaacaaggatTATAGTGAAAATTTACAATATTACATCTATATTGGAAATATTGCTATTAGTGTAAGAGTCAGAAGTTTGTGTGTTGATggacttctgtgtgtgtctcaggttgcCCAGCCTGCAGATGAACCCGCTGCAGATGTACCCGAAGAGCCAATGGAGCACTGAGGCAGCGAGCTGACCAGTGATCTACTTCCTGTAGATCTCAAACCAACCGGACTCACCTGAGTAATTTCTTAGAGGGGAAAGTTGTTGTTGAGACGTGCCACTTGCTTAACTGTTATTCCAAAATATCCTGTGCTGACATCAACCAGCGTGATGTTGCTTTTGTATGAGTAAAGTCGAACATTATACAAGTAATAAACTCTTTTTTTGAATTGTGCTGCTGCGCTTCCTCATCATTCATTTCCATTTGAATACACGTTTATCTAACTTACAAAACGTGCTACAgcaaaatcattttaattaaccAAAAGTCAGCTTTGCAGGTAACAAACGGTGAGAGTTTCAAGAGTCGGCTTGTTTACAATTTTAATCTTGTGACAAtcttcagtaaaataaatgaaacggAGTCTCGAGGTAACTGGAGTAACCATTTTATTCACAGTATTTAAATCACTGATGTCTTCTCGGGTGCTTTTCTGAACAGTGAATAAATAAGttttataaaagtaaaaatcttTAATAATTTCAAGCTGAAGAGGTTAAACTGTTATTGGTgcagaaaaaactatttatcaCAAACACTTTGTCTAGAAGAGAGCAGGGACACTTAATGCCAAACATGCATTGAACCATTTCCTTACAATTACTGCAGCATATTTTGTGTCTGTTCACATTGAAGCTGTTAAAgtgaatattttataaataatataaatatatatagtaaataTGTCCACCTGGGACGTGAACACTGCAGGAAGTTTCTAATTAATTTGATTCAGACATGCTGACAacagtgtgggggggggggcacaagTCCCCTCAGTAAATTACAGTAATGTAATCAAATCAATCACCATTTTCATTGCAGATCCAGTTTTTATCAGCTGCATTTATTTCTGCCACttagacattttacagaaaactgCCCTGATCTCAGCTAAAAGGATCCGAGGGCCTGTTTCTGTCTGGTTTTctgatcattaaaaaaaatgacttttattatcgtaatattacatatttttattctcattaaattacCACTTTATTGTTGTACCATTACATCTTCACATCTCATTACATTTTGACttcattcttgtaatattacattctcaaaatctcagaaCTTTTGAACTTCATGTCTGGATAACCAACTCATCACTTTCCTGACAGAGGTAAACATTGGGTTTGTTCACATGCAGCACTACTTCAAGTCCCATCTGCATCTCCagtaaattcaattaaaaactaTGGAGACTGGTGTTTTACATTTGATAATGAAATACTAGgcctttgttttttcatcttgaGTATATTTATactatgttttcttttgtatccAATAGATAAATTGGATATTATTGATAAAAAACTGTCCACATATTTCTCCTATACTCACTTTAATAAAGAAACAACTATCCCCAACCTTCACATTACCGTCCATCTCATGACaacagataaataataaaaaagaggTTCTCCTCACATACACCAGCCCCAGGCTCAAGTTCGTGTGCGTCATGTTCGAGTCAGTGTGCAGCCTTCTTTGCactcctcctcttgtttctccGTCTGACCTGACTCTGGGCAGGTTCAGTCTCCACAGGCTGGGTGAggtcctccaccttctcctgctCCATCATGGTCGTCATCTGCAGCGTGAGGTCCAGTTCCTTTAGGACTCCGGCCAGCTCCTTCTCTGGGACGCCCAGATCAATTTGACCCCCTGGCTCCTTGTGTTGATGCAGCTCCACCCTCTCATTTGCACCTAAATCACTCTGTAGCCCGGCatcctcctcacttcctgcagTTAAATCAGATTCTCTCACAGCGTCTGTGGTCACGTCCTCTGCTTCCTCGGCCTCCGCTCCGCCTGCAACGTCCTCAGCAGGAACATTTTCCAGCAAGTCACCCTCAGCAGCTTCGGTCCTGTcggcctctgtctctgtgtgtggactGTGGTGCTGCTCACTGTGCTGACAACAGCAGGGAGAATGTTCCCAGTTCTGATGCTGAGGCTCCTCAGGGTAATCTGTGAGGAAAATGAAGAGACTTCTCAAGCTCTGTATGTATGAAAGAGCTATTCCAGAGGCAAACTATTCCAGAACACGTTATATTGCTTTCAGTTCAGTATAGAAACAGAATTAATCACTGAGTGGAGATTTTTTCCAGTTTACTATTAAGTGGTGAACAAGCAACTAACAAGTAACTAATTTCAGAAATCCCAGTCTGTCTGAGGCTCACATTTGtggagaaccgttcatcttattggcttcacacttagCACATGTATTATTATGGGCCCAGCGAAGTGCAGAGTCAAAtatggtgcaatttggacagACGATACattcaacattaaaaataaatcaataaaaacattgaacagacaggcgaccagtgctctgtagcagcggcgcctgggactcatcaacataaCTATTATCGTCAATAGTGATAACCCTTATACTAATATACATAACCATTATGAGATAGCAGCTGGGAGTGTGCTGTGTTCAGGTACCTTCCCAGTTGTCTTGGGGTTTCTTCTCTGGAGTCATGCCCTCCATCAGCTGTCCCTCCTGCATCACCCGAGTTATCtcagtcagctgctgcaggagactcTTCTCCTGATCTGCCATCACACCCTTCACCCTGCACCACAGACAGAAAGTAACACATGTAAGACTTTTCCAATTCCCAATTCCTCTCCCATGGCCCTACCCCTAGATATGAAGAGGCCATCGCTGGGAGTGTCTCCTCCAAACGGAGCCACAGGGAGGAGGGCTGGGAAATCTTCCCCAAGTAATAGGGACACCACTCGCAagtcatcagcagccaaccaacgttattaaagtgacaaacaatatcaactattgttattatattaacaacCGTTCAACCAACATTATAATAGTGACACATCTGACGACTGCAGGACAGACGTCGCCCAAGTGTCCGTAAACCGGACAATTAAATTAGACTCGAAATGACGTCATTTACACCaggtttttagcctaaatgttcGCTGTTATTTCGTCATTTTGAGTCGAATTTAAATGTCAGGGCTGACagatacttggatgacaccacaggagcggTATGGAggccttttctgtgtttttctctggtgtttttttacgtttgaagaatcggtcgccagttacttcaattgtattcgatttggctgcaacgctatttacccctgaaactccaaaagtgttttgtggactaagACAtgtcacccacccctctatcggcattgtggtgagtagataataggtgaattttcatttttgggtgaactatccctttaacatccGATCACAAGATCCGTAAACAGGACCGTCATTTGTTTTTCCCAATTTGAGTTTGCGGATGTGTCCGATGACAATgttcgtgtctgtgtgtgagtgtgtgcctgtgcgatagagtgagagaaagagagtgagtggagtcaggagggactgaatgaatgaatgcacagCTATGAGGAtagatttgaccaatttaagaaaagtgcCAATCGTTATGGGTTGACCAGTTCAGATATTGTggcgacaaacaaatcaatgctTGGACACAGAGAGGTGTGAAgagacatttaaactgtagcgggtcagagaagtcagctgagtaggcggtccCTCATGTGTGTGGCCgaggacacaggaggagaaggcGATCAGAAAACCTGCGAATGTGGTCTGAGTAATCGAATCTCCGGATGTATTTGGGtgtgttcagacctgaactgagcactgaccactggtgactggatcactcaggatggatgttaataccaggtctatACAGGGTCTCAATCATTACTGTGGAATGAACAGATAAACGAAAGAGCTCCTGTTGGGACATAAGGAGGAGGTCTCCTGATGATAAGATGCCtcagtacagacacacacgtacctGCCGGGGCTGTCTTGGGCGCTGGAGACAATGTTCTCCATCACCAGCTCTGTTTCCCtcagtttctcctgcagctgagacAGTTCAAAGTCGGCTGGAGGGAGAAGACAGAAAGAGCAGGAGGTCAACAGAGAGATGAATGTATGTTATTGACCAAcgtgtgcatgcacacacacacacacactgagttaaCAGGTTTAAAAACAATCTGAGCTCCAAAAACTACAATACAGACAAGAGTGGACTGGGAAAATGATTTAGAAAATGTATAGTTTTCACAGCAAAAGTGCACAACCATTCATCTAACTGTTTGACACTTTATGGGAATCAATATGCCAGAAAATAACCAACattaatttatttctcattaCGTTAATGCACTAAGATGATGAACGTGCACGTCAGCCGGGAATATTTCTGAGACTGGAAGTGACCTAATACAAATGTgatatacacactcacacaccacacacacacagaaggagcTACAGAAAAGCTTCTAGTCATTCCCAAAgaaatgtcccctttaatgggTGAcagcaaaaatggaaaatacCCTCCAgttaaaaaggttttatattaaaatgtttgctATGACAACTGTGCAATTTGAAAATACAGAGAGATCATGATAAGTActtcagtttttctgtgtggTCGATGAATCTATGACCTGTTAATCCTGATTTCTGGAGGATTTCATCAAGTTTTCCACGTTATTCATCGGACAATTACAtcttaaatattaaaaccaacagaCAACAGCAGAGTTTATCCCCAGGACATAACATTGTATTACATGCCCCTCGGCTGATGCTTTCATCcaaaaatcaaagaaaataagtgcattcaaactaaataaaaagaagacGTATATGTGATCACAAACTGAAAGTGCACCTGtcagaaacaaacatcagagagctGCAGTGCAGGTGCTCAGGGCTCATTTTTAAACCATTGAGATGGAAGCCTGTTGTGAAAGCTGCTAAAAGAAGGAGTATAACTGTTGCTGAATGGTACTCACtgatcttcctcttcttgttctCTGAGCGGACTGAAGGAAACCTGCTCTCTGTTGGCTTGTTGTTGCCTTTGGATGTGATCTGACAGGGAGACAATAACAGGGATTCAAATCTCAAAGAACCCCACAGcaaagtgtctgtctgtggtcaAACGGTCAAACCACATCCACACTCATGTTTATGTTCCTCTGCgctgggcgatatggccaaaaatgatatcaaaataaaaagtttcatACAATAATCATTACaatatttgtcacattttaagGTTTAAGTTTAAAGAATAGATTTTTTAAGATACTTCTTTATAAGCAGAGAATTACACCCACTTGATAAACaactaaatattttacaaatctgatgtATATCAGTTGTGTGTTATACCACCTCCCTGTGCTGGCAGAAGTATTACTAGTGCAGagtctgttctaaacctgcctgtttggaatgagctgtATGTTTGGCCTGTGTTAAAGTTGCctttctgaaactttaaaagtgacctgcagtaattgagctgcaacaagtaaagacctgctggaATCCTAGAGCTGCACCCCCcttgctgcacaaagagctgttcacctgtttattcaaagttcagtgaagctaaTCTAAACTGACGTTGCCATTGACGTGATCAACATCACTTACGTTGAGTCCCAGCTGCTACTGCTACAGAGCGCCAGTCACCTGTTTACTCAAAGTTTAATAATGTTGAACGTAGCACCAAGTTTAACACTGCTCTTTCTTGGGCCCTTGACAATACACAAGCCAAGTGtaaagctgataagatgaatggttctggAGATATATGTTCCACAtaaagacagagatttctgaaaTGAGTAGATagatatcaatatatattggaAAGGTGTcctattgctattgatgaaaattatattgtgatcaTGAATTATATTATCTCATTGCTCAgcaatggttttatttttactaaaaTGTGGACTTTTGCTTCAGGTTTAGACTTTGATGCTGTGGATTAAGAACATATATAAAGTGGTCTGTTAGTTGCAGCTTCAGAGTAGTTCCACGTTTTAGAGTTTCAGGAGACAGATAGTTTCTATGATTAGGAAAGtaaacatcttttcttttcaagcAAAGTTATAGCACAAGCAGCTTTACAGGATCTTCAATGGAAAAATTATGAAACAAATAAGTATtgtcagataaataaaaaacaagactgTACGTTTCTACCATTCAGAACCAGGTTTCAGCCCTTTGCATTGCTTTGAGCAACAGACAGATTTCAGTCTGTACCAAGAAATACTGAAGTTCAGTATCCAGCATGTCTGTGAATCCTTACAGTACCATAATGCTGTGTATTGTGTCTGCAGTCTTTCACCTTGAACAGTATGTAGAGGATGTAGAATAAGATCCCGAAGCCGTACACAGGGATGATCTGTCCCGCCAGGTTGGATTTGCCTCCGGTTCCTATTCCTGTTCCCTTGGCCTTGGCTGAGGCCTCTGGGCTGTGGGCTCTGGAGTAGCCGGCGCTCGCAGCCTTCTGACCACGGCCCTCTGGGGCCATCTGAGGGTGCATCATGGGAGGTTGGCGGCCTGAACCTTGAAGGAGGGGAAGACAGGTGAAGAggaaatatgaataatatatcACAATATATATATCACCAGCGACAGACTGTGATAATCAGCTCAGtacaaaacataacaaatgtCCAGGAATCTGTCTCATATACTAAATGAGATTACAGTATTTTGTAGAATTGAACAGGGTGATTAATATGGGTGTGTTTGGGTCgcttattatatatacattatattaaatatataatttttataCTTGTTTTACCCCTACAGTTAATGTACACGAGtacagtattttaaataaatgaaagtatTTTGAATtgtattcttttgttttaagtattttaaataaatgaaatattggTAATGTGACATTTCATCTAGAACCTTTTACTCACTAACATTGACTCAGATAATTAAGTAgcataaatgtaataaaaagtaTAAACTGCTAAATTCCGTCTGTTAGTTTTACCTGGACGTAATTACCTTTATTCTAGACACATTTTGATACTATTTTAAGAATGTGCGTTTGGCGCCCTCCTCAGGGAGGAAAGTGTAACTGCAATAACGATGATATACCGTTAATGTCCTGCACACGttttgctttaaataaaaacacaaataaacatggaTCACTGCAGTGAAACGTCAGTAAATTAGAAGCCTCCGTCCTCCCCCCGGTGAGCCTCCGCACACCGGGGGGAGGACGTGTTCCAGGCCGGTGAAGGTGACGCACCCTCCGGCCGCTCCGCAGCATCCTTCCTCCCTCGCGACAGCAGCATTTTGGGAAGCAGCAGCGCGACGCACAGCGCGAGACACGTCGCGAGGGTCACCTTCTGGAACGTGGACATCGCCATGGCGACGGGTGGACGGTCAGCGGGCCGGTGAGAGGACGCGCGCCGGGATGTGAGCGCTGTTCGCGGGGAGGACCGAGGGCCGAGGAGGAGGCGGCCGCTGCATCCACGGATCAACTTCCTTGTGATGGCCGAGGGAACGGAAGTAGACCGCGGCTGTAATGAGCAGGTTTCACCGCTGGATGTCGCTAAAGGACCTTGTTTTACACAGGCTTCTTTCACAGAGGACAGTTCGACGTCACAGATAATAATGAAGcaaatccttttttatttctgtttttatttatctatttgtctttttatcaaCTGACTTATCACTTGTTTCTgcaatatttgtatatatacaagttttaaaatgaagtaATTTAAGAGATAATCAAGCTAATTACTGGCCCAGGTTTAACTTAATGTTAATTGCTAAAACGTAAATCATCTTTATCTGATCATTATCTAACTTCTATAATAGAAAAGCAGTTAAAAAATTCAAcctctgcaccaaatttaataGGTTGATATAATTTTGAGacatattctttatttttttcttaattatatatgtttaatttattgtaatattatgtttttgtcaAACTTTGTTCAAAACCCCTATCGTTatacatctatttatttatatttgtttgttatgggtggctgtggctgaggggtagagtggttgtcctccaacctgaaggtcagcagttcgatccccagtcttcaccatctgcatgccgaagtgtccttgggcaagatgctgaaccctgaattgcccctcatagaacaacaaagtgctgctaccagatgcactgtatgaatgtgtgtgtcatcaagactagaaaagtgctatacaaaactgtttatgtgttgttttgttaattagtaaagtttatttgaaaagtttt comes from the Hippoglossus stenolepis isolate QCI-W04-F060 chromosome 5, HSTE1.2, whole genome shotgun sequence genome and includes:
- the ric3b gene encoding protein RIC-3b isoform X2, translating into MMHPQMAPEGRGQKAASAGYSRAHSPEASAKAKGTGIGTGGKSNLAGQIIPVYGFGILFYILYILFKITSKGNNKPTESRFPSVRSENKKRKITDFELSQLQEKLRETELVMENIVSSAQDSPGRVKGVMADQEKSLLQQLTEITRVMQEGQLMEGMTPEKKPQDNWEDYPEEPQHQNWEHSPCCCQHSEQHHSPHTETEADRTEAAEGDLLENVPAEDVAGGAEAEEAEDVTTDAVRESDLTAGSEEDAGLQSDLGANERVELHQHKEPGGQIDLGVPEKELAGVLKELDLTLQMTTMMEQEKVEDLTQPVETEPAQSQVRRRNKRRSAKKAAH
- the ric3b gene encoding protein RIC-3b isoform X1; its protein translation is MAMSTFQKVTLATCLALCVALLLPKMLLSRGRKDAAERPEGSGRQPPMMHPQMAPEGRGQKAASAGYSRAHSPEASAKAKGTGIGTGGKSNLAGQIIPVYGFGILFYILYILFKITSKGNNKPTESRFPSVRSENKKRKITDFELSQLQEKLRETELVMENIVSSAQDSPGRVKGVMADQEKSLLQQLTEITRVMQEGQLMEGMTPEKKPQDNWEDYPEEPQHQNWEHSPCCCQHSEQHHSPHTETEADRTEAAEGDLLENVPAEDVAGGAEAEEAEDVTTDAVRESDLTAGSEEDAGLQSDLGANERVELHQHKEPGGQIDLGVPEKELAGVLKELDLTLQMTTMMEQEKVEDLTQPVETEPAQSQVRRRNKRRSAKKAAH